The following proteins come from a genomic window of Candidatus Saccharibacteria bacterium oral taxon 488:
- the rplB gene encoding 50S ribosomal protein L2, which produces MPVKAYNPTTPARRGMTSQDLSDITTRKPLKSLIKAKKQNAGRNNQGRITVRHRGGGVRRHYRLVNHNLPAGLTLTIEEIEYDPNRSARIARVKDQYNLYHYVLADTSMVKGKTIQTGETAPIEASNRLPLSAIPVGTMIYAIELTAGKGAQMVRAAGAKARLMAKEGNYATIKLPSGEVRKVRLEATAAIGTVGNVQHQNVKIGSAGRRRRKGIRPTVRGVVMNAADHPHGGGDGGRHGTGKAPRTPWGQLTLGYRTRRRKGSNKLIVRTRHDAKRKR; this is translated from the coding sequence ATGCCAGTGAAAGCTTACAATCCAACCACTCCTGCTCGTCGCGGCATGACGAGTCAGGATTTGTCGGATATCACGACAAGAAAACCGCTCAAAAGTCTGATCAAAGCCAAAAAGCAAAATGCTGGCCGCAACAACCAAGGCCGCATCACCGTGCGTCATCGCGGCGGCGGCGTTCGCCGTCACTACCGTTTGGTGAACCACAATTTGCCGGCTGGTCTGACGCTGACAATTGAAGAAATTGAGTACGATCCAAACCGCTCAGCACGCATCGCTCGAGTGAAAGATCAGTACAATTTGTACCACTACGTATTGGCCGACACCTCGATGGTCAAGGGTAAGACGATTCAGACTGGCGAGACAGCGCCAATTGAGGCCTCAAACCGCCTGCCGCTGTCTGCTATCCCTGTTGGTACGATGATTTATGCTATTGAACTGACTGCCGGCAAAGGTGCACAAATGGTTCGCGCCGCTGGTGCCAAAGCTCGGTTGATGGCCAAAGAAGGCAATTACGCAACCATCAAATTGCCATCTGGTGAAGTTCGCAAAGTTCGCCTGGAAGCAACCGCTGCCATCGGTACAGTCGGTAACGTCCAGCACCAGAACGTCAAGATCGGTTCAGCCGGTCGCCGCCGCCGCAAAGGCATTCGCCCAACGGTTCGCGGTGTCGTCATGAACGCCGCAGATCACCCGCATGGTGGTGGTGACGGTGGTCGCCACGGTACTGGTAAAGCACCACGTACGCCATGGGGCCAATTGACGCTGGGTTATCGAACTCGCCGCCGCAAAGGCTCAAATAAATTAATCGTACGCACGCGTCACGACGCGAAGAGGAAGAGGTAA
- a CDS encoding 50S ribosomal protein L23: MKQMTIIPRISEKAYAVSANGVYVFRVPLNLNKNEIKAAVEAQFDVTVLKVKTLVQDGKAVRFSRGKNRYPGTTTRKDWKKAYVTLKDGDKLDVFDAVEQQMEETK, translated from the coding sequence ATGAAACAGATGACAATTATCCCACGCATTAGCGAGAAAGCCTACGCCGTGAGCGCCAACGGCGTCTACGTGTTCCGCGTTCCGCTCAACCTGAATAAAAACGAGATCAAAGCAGCAGTTGAAGCGCAATTTGACGTCACTGTCCTGAAGGTAAAAACCTTAGTGCAAGACGGCAAGGCTGTGCGTTTCTCACGAGGCAAAAACCGCTATCCTGGCACGACCACGCGCAAGGACTGGAAGAAAGCTTACGTGACGCTGAAAGATGGCGATAAGCTCGATGTGTTTGACGCAGTAGAGCAGCAGATGGAGGAGACCAAGTAA
- the rplD gene encoding 50S ribosomal protein L4 — MAESTKLPKDIFAVDVPNHELLKLAYDSYLANARLASATTKQRGEVSGGGKKPWKQKGTGRARFGSSRNPIWRGGGVVFGPRGNENYTKKLSKTAKKVAIRQALTVANEAKKIVVKDIKTTGKTKEVATFLADNKLERRVLIVVDEKTPELMRATNNIQNVLVIRASYLSVYHILNADTIVITPKALPVITEWLSKEEA; from the coding sequence ATGGCTGAATCAACCAAACTTCCTAAAGACATTTTTGCTGTTGACGTGCCAAACCATGAACTGTTGAAATTGGCATATGACAGCTATCTGGCAAATGCCCGCCTGGCAAGCGCCACAACCAAGCAACGTGGTGAAGTTTCCGGTGGTGGTAAAAAACCATGGAAGCAAAAGGGAACTGGTCGAGCGCGTTTCGGCTCAAGCCGTAACCCAATCTGGCGCGGTGGTGGTGTAGTCTTTGGTCCACGCGGCAACGAAAACTACACCAAAAAATTGTCCAAAACCGCCAAGAAAGTGGCAATTCGCCAAGCCTTGACGGTAGCCAATGAAGCGAAGAAGATCGTCGTCAAGGACATCAAGACGACTGGCAAGACCAAAGAGGTCGCAACCTTCTTGGCTGACAACAAGCTTGAGCGCCGCGTACTGATCGTCGTCGACGAAAAGACGCCAGAATTGATGCGTGCCACAAACAACATTCAGAACGTATTGGTGATTCGCGCGAGCTACCTCAGCGTCTACCACATTCTGAATGCGGATACTATTGTCATAACCCCGAAAGCTCTGCCAGTAATCACTGAGTGGCTGAGTAAGGAGGAAGCGTAA
- a CDS encoding 50S ribosomal protein L3: MKTLLGTKLGMTQLLAEDGKAIPVTLIQAGPVTVTQVKTVETDGYNAVQVAYGEGKNLSKAVAGHVKPAQVTPKHIREFRVDEIPEGLKVGDEINVSAFEVGDSVDATGTSKGKGFAGTIKRHNFKRHRKTHGGKGNTRKPGSIGSMYPQKVFKGKTMAGHMGHERVTVKNLEVAYVDPETNLIGVKGAVPGPRKGLIILGGNK, encoded by the coding sequence GTGAAAACACTTCTCGGTACCAAACTTGGTATGACCCAGCTCTTGGCTGAAGACGGCAAAGCCATTCCGGTGACGCTGATCCAAGCCGGCCCTGTCACCGTGACTCAGGTGAAGACTGTCGAAACCGACGGTTACAATGCGGTACAGGTCGCTTATGGAGAGGGTAAGAACCTGAGCAAGGCCGTGGCTGGACACGTGAAGCCAGCCCAAGTGACCCCGAAGCACATTCGGGAATTCCGCGTCGACGAGATCCCTGAAGGACTCAAAGTTGGCGATGAAATCAACGTTTCCGCGTTCGAAGTCGGCGATTCTGTCGATGCGACCGGAACCAGCAAAGGTAAAGGTTTCGCTGGAACCATTAAACGCCACAACTTTAAGCGTCACCGCAAGACGCACGGTGGTAAAGGTAATACTCGTAAGCCAGGTTCAATTGGCTCAATGTATCCACAAAAAGTGTTCAAGGGTAAGACGATGGCTGGCCACATGGGTCACGAGCGCGTTACCGTCAAGAACCTGGAAGTGGCATATGTTGATCCAGAGACCAATCTGATCGGGGTGAAGGGCGCTGTCCCTGGGCCACGAAAAGGGCTGATCATTTTAGGAGGTAACAAGTAA
- the fusA gene encoding elongation factor G, with protein MAANVPLQNFRNIGIIAHIDAGKTTTTEGILYRTGLTHKIGVVKGDGDGATTDWMAQEKERGITITSAAVTCFWKDHKINIIDTPGHIDFTAEVERSLRVLDGAVTVFDGKMGVEAQSETVWRQANKYGVPRICFVNKINQTGGDFWKSLESIHNRLSKQAFPIHIPIGFEKTINGVVDLVDMKAYTYDDYTDHELKVGDIPADMLEKAKNARALLVENAVEADDELMMKFLDQGEDAITVDELKSALRKRVLAGDFFLVTGGDGRGVIVEKVLDLMVDYLPSPLDVDEIWGKNPKTGDEVSRKPDEKEPMSALAFKIATDPFVGKLIFIRVYSGVLSSGSYVLNTTTGDKERIGRIVRMHADKREEIDKIGAGDIAAVVGLKNTGTGNTLTDPAHPIALESIEFPEPPVSIAVEPKSKADQEKMALALQRLAEEDPTFRIHTDEETGQTIMSGMGELHLDILIDRMKREFKVEANIGEPQVAFRESIKGRAEVQGKHAKQSGGRGQYGDVWVRFEPNEAGKGFEFIDEIKGGVVPQEYRPAVMKGIKETLEGGVIAGYPVVDVKATLYDGSYHDVDSSELAFSLAGSLAAREGIKQATPILLEPVMKVEVTTPEEFMGDIIGDLNSRRGRIDAMEDLMGGAKLVKAFVPLANMFGYTSDIRSMSQGRAASTMELAQYEEVPPNVAQEIIEKRNA; from the coding sequence ATGGCAGCAAACGTTCCATTACAAAACTTTAGAAATATTGGTATCATTGCCCATATTGACGCCGGTAAAACGACGACCACTGAGGGTATTTTGTACCGCACCGGCTTGACTCACAAGATTGGCGTGGTCAAGGGTGACGGCGATGGCGCCACCACCGACTGGATGGCGCAGGAAAAAGAGCGCGGCATTACTATTACTTCAGCAGCGGTGACCTGCTTCTGGAAAGACCACAAGATTAATATTATCGATACGCCGGGGCACATCGACTTTACCGCTGAGGTGGAGCGTTCACTTCGTGTCCTTGATGGTGCAGTGACCGTGTTTGACGGCAAGATGGGCGTTGAAGCGCAGTCCGAAACGGTGTGGCGCCAGGCCAACAAGTACGGCGTGCCGCGCATTTGTTTCGTTAACAAGATTAACCAGACCGGTGGTGACTTTTGGAAATCCCTGGAGTCGATTCACAACCGCTTGAGCAAACAAGCCTTCCCAATTCACATCCCAATTGGCTTTGAAAAGACCATCAACGGCGTAGTTGACCTGGTCGACATGAAAGCCTACACCTACGATGACTACACTGATCACGAGTTGAAGGTTGGCGATATCCCAGCTGATATGTTGGAGAAGGCAAAGAATGCTCGCGCCCTGCTGGTGGAAAATGCCGTCGAAGCCGACGATGAATTGATGATGAAGTTCCTCGACCAGGGTGAAGACGCAATTACCGTTGATGAATTGAAATCTGCACTGCGCAAGCGTGTGCTAGCCGGTGACTTCTTCTTGGTGACTGGCGGTGACGGCCGTGGTGTCATTGTCGAGAAGGTGCTTGACCTCATGGTTGACTATCTGCCAAGCCCACTGGACGTTGACGAAATTTGGGGTAAGAATCCAAAGACTGGCGACGAAGTGAGTCGCAAGCCAGATGAAAAAGAGCCAATGAGCGCCCTGGCGTTCAAGATCGCCACTGACCCATTTGTTGGTAAGTTGATCTTCATCCGCGTCTACTCCGGCGTCTTGAGCTCGGGTAGCTACGTCCTGAATACCACCACTGGTGACAAAGAGCGCATCGGCCGTATCGTACGCATGCACGCTGACAAGCGCGAGGAGATCGACAAGATCGGTGCTGGCGACATCGCCGCAGTGGTTGGTTTGAAGAACACTGGTACCGGTAATACCTTGACTGACCCAGCACACCCAATTGCCCTAGAGTCAATCGAATTCCCAGAGCCACCAGTGTCCATCGCCGTTGAGCCAAAGTCAAAGGCTGACCAGGAAAAGATGGCGCTGGCCTTGCAGCGTTTGGCTGAGGAAGACCCAACCTTCCGCATCCACACTGACGAAGAAACTGGCCAGACGATTATGTCCGGCATGGGTGAGTTGCACCTGGATATCTTGATCGACCGTATGAAGCGCGAGTTCAAGGTTGAAGCTAACATTGGCGAGCCGCAGGTGGCCTTCCGTGAGTCAATCAAGGGCCGCGCTGAAGTCCAGGGTAAGCACGCCAAGCAGTCTGGTGGTCGTGGTCAGTACGGTGACGTCTGGGTACGCTTTGAACCAAATGAGGCTGGCAAAGGCTTTGAATTTATCGACGAGATCAAGGGCGGTGTGGTTCCTCAGGAGTATCGCCCAGCTGTGATGAAGGGTATCAAGGAAACCTTGGAAGGCGGTGTGATCGCTGGCTATCCAGTGGTTGATGTCAAGGCGACGCTGTATGATGGTTCATACCACGATGTTGACTCCTCAGAACTAGCCTTCTCGCTGGCAGGTAGCTTGGCAGCCCGCGAAGGTATCAAGCAGGCAACACCAATTCTGCTCGAGCCGGTCATGAAAGTCGAAGTCACCACTCCAGAAGAGTTCATGGGCGACATCATCGGCGACCTGAACTCACGCCGTGGTCGTATCGATGCTATGGAAGATCTGATGGGCGGTGCTAAATTGGTCAAGGCCTTCGTGCCACTGGCTAATATGTTTGGCTACACCTCGGACATCCGCTCGATGTCGCAGGGCCGCGCAGCCAGCACCATGGAGCTAGCACAGTACGAGGAAGTACCACCAAACGTAGCGCAGGAGATTATCGAGAAGCGCAACGCCTAG
- a CDS encoding YajQ family cyclic di-GMP-binding protein, whose protein sequence is MASFSFDIVSEIDKAELNNVFMQAEKEIQGRYDFKGTSAGIDWLDDKKGFKLTGDNDWQVDAVLDIVRKKLAARGQSSKVLDLTKEKVTSNLKTTWEIPFKQGLDQPTAKRIAADIRTNVPKAKPQIQGDLVRVTSASKDELQKVISLVRKNDYDTPLQCVNYR, encoded by the coding sequence ATGGCAAGTTTTTCATTTGATATTGTGTCAGAAATTGACAAAGCCGAGCTGAACAACGTATTCATGCAGGCAGAAAAAGAAATCCAAGGGCGGTACGATTTTAAGGGGACGAGTGCCGGGATTGACTGGCTGGACGATAAAAAAGGATTCAAGCTCACCGGCGATAACGACTGGCAGGTTGATGCGGTGCTGGATATCGTGCGCAAGAAACTGGCGGCCCGGGGTCAGTCGAGCAAAGTCCTCGACCTCACCAAAGAAAAAGTCACCTCAAACCTCAAAACCACGTGGGAAATTCCCTTCAAACAGGGCCTCGACCAGCCGACCGCCAAGCGCATTGCTGCCGATATTCGTACTAACGTACCCAAAGCCAAGCCACAAATCCAAGGCGACCTTGTCCGCGTTACTTCCGCCTCGAAAGATGAGTTGCAGAAAGTCATTAGCCTGGTGCGTAAAAATGATTATGACACGCCGCTGCAGTGCGTGAATTATCGCTAA
- the rpsG gene encoding 30S ribosomal protein S7, with protein sequence MPRKVTKKLQRELKPDRRYQSVLVQRLINKSMLDGKKLAAERAVYTALETAAKKLDSEDPLAVFEKALKNVSPNFEVKSRRVGGANYQIPFPVQGHRQLHYAFSWLVQSARARQGMPYSQRLALEIVDAYNEAGAAFKKKEDTHKMAEANRAFAHFARG encoded by the coding sequence ATGCCTCGTAAAGTTACCAAAAAACTACAACGTGAACTTAAGCCTGACCGCCGCTACCAAAGCGTGCTGGTGCAGCGTTTGATCAATAAGTCAATGCTGGACGGCAAGAAGCTGGCGGCTGAGCGTGCTGTTTATACCGCACTGGAAACTGCTGCTAAAAAATTGGATTCAGAAGATCCACTAGCAGTATTTGAGAAAGCATTGAAAAACGTTAGCCCAAACTTTGAAGTGAAGAGCCGCCGTGTCGGTGGTGCTAACTACCAGATTCCGTTCCCAGTTCAGGGACACCGTCAGCTGCATTATGCATTTAGCTGGCTGGTGCAATCAGCCCGCGCTCGGCAGGGTATGCCGTACTCGCAGCGTTTGGCATTGGAAATCGTTGACGCCTACAACGAAGCTGGTGCTGCCTTCAAGAAGAAAGAAGACACCCACAAGATGGCCGAAGCCAACCGCGCCTTTGCGCACTTTGCTCGCGGCTAA
- a CDS encoding 30S ribosomal protein S12: MPTINQLVRKPRQTAKKKSKSPALGRIHNALKTRYYDQNAPLKRGVCVRVTTKTPKKPNSALRKVARVKLNNGYEVWAYIGGEGHNLQEHAVVLIRGGRVPDLPGVRYHVVRGALDLQGVNNRKRGRSKYGTKKGDK, translated from the coding sequence ATGCCAACAATCAACCAATTGGTGCGCAAACCGCGCCAAACGGCCAAGAAAAAGTCCAAGTCGCCAGCACTGGGTCGTATTCACAACGCCCTGAAAACGCGTTACTACGACCAAAATGCACCGCTCAAGCGTGGTGTTTGTGTGCGTGTGACGACCAAGACGCCAAAGAAACCAAACTCAGCGCTGCGTAAAGTTGCCCGCGTGAAACTAAACAACGGCTACGAAGTCTGGGCCTACATCGGTGGTGAGGGTCACAACTTGCAGGAACACGCTGTGGTCTTGATTCGCGGTGGTCGTGTGCCTGACCTCCCAGGTGTGCGTTATCATGTCGTGCGTGGTGCGTTGGACCTTCAAGGTGTTAACAACCGCAAGCGGGGCCGCTCGAAGTACGGTACCAAGAAAGGGGATAAGTAA